A single window of uncultured Methanospirillum sp. DNA harbors:
- a CDS encoding hybrid sensor histidine kinase/response regulator → MNSDNLQPRYLPSLLEGVQSNQEEKQPLTVLHLDDDRDFLNVTKTILERTEYIRIDMVETPLKAVEMALDGYYNILITDIHMPIMSGYEFIEAIRTVNDEIPIIILSSDLNPAKIVNYKNVFPISKQGETSLVYDQIRRLIFFFGLGNGSRTRIREIEIINDNNRVEKLSSLMEHMNIHDFRNQINIQENLLHFLIEQYREIPELTDYLTKVLYTSEQIHNTIDSVERAKYQISGPQWLNIVDMFQPAAKKADKEGIISSIDDYNVEILADPFFDRIFSIFVENSIMHGENVSVISVTVTQSSSDLFLVYEDNGKGISFEEKESIFTRGYGENTGQGLFFVQSLLAMNGMTVQEKGKPGGGVRFEIRIPPNHFRTTTDKLR, encoded by the coding sequence ATGAACTCTGATAACTTACAACCAAGGTATCTACCATCTTTATTAGAGGGTGTGCAGTCCAACCAAGAGGAAAAACAACCATTAACAGTTCTTCACCTTGATGATGACAGAGATTTTCTCAATGTAACCAAGACCATACTAGAACGAACTGAGTATATCAGAATCGATATGGTTGAAACACCGCTGAAAGCTGTTGAGATGGCATTGGATGGGTACTACAACATTCTTATCACAGACATCCATATGCCCATTATGTCAGGATATGAGTTTATCGAAGCAATACGAACGGTGAATGATGAGATTCCAATAATAATTCTCAGTTCGGATCTGAATCCTGCCAAGATTGTAAATTATAAGAATGTTTTTCCAATATCAAAACAAGGTGAAACAAGTCTCGTTTACGACCAAATCAGGCGTCTTATTTTCTTTTTCGGATTAGGTAATGGAAGTCGTACAAGGATTCGGGAGATAGAAATTATAAATGATAATAATAGAGTCGAAAAGTTGTCCTCCCTTATGGAGCATATGAATATTCACGACTTCAGAAACCAGATCAATATTCAAGAAAACCTATTACATTTCCTGATTGAGCAATACCGTGAAATACCTGAACTAACTGATTATCTGACTAAGGTTTTGTACACATCTGAACAGATTCACAACACCATTGATTCAGTAGAGAGAGCCAAATACCAAATTTCAGGTCCACAATGGTTGAACATTGTTGACATGTTTCAACCTGCAGCGAAAAAAGCAGATAAAGAGGGGATTATTTCATCGATAGATGATTATAATGTTGAAATCCTTGCTGATCCTTTTTTTGATCGCATTTTTTCCATTTTTGTGGAAAATTCTATTATGCATGGAGAGAATGTCTCTGTGATCAGCGTCACAGTAACGCAATCTAGTTCAGATCTTTTCCTTGTTTATGAGGATAACGGAAAAGGGATTTCATTTGAAGAAAAAGAGAGTATTTTTACAAGAGGATATGGAGAGAATACCGGACAGGGATTATTTTTTGTCCAAAGTCTCCTTGCCATGAATGGCATGACTGTACAAGAGAAAGGTAAACCAGGAGGTGGAGTGAGATTTGAAATACGGATCCCACCTAACCATTTCAGAACAACTACAGATAAACTCCGATAA
- a CDS encoding ABC transporter permease, with protein sequence MSVSYWDTTRQLFRSSYHVWYRNLLVFRKNIRVNSLPPFVEPLLYLGAIGFGIGTYVGEVDGISFVRFIAPAILAASVMNASFFECAYGTYVRMYYGKSFEAMMATPISLREIILGEILWGATRGLISAGAILLVLSLLGLADLPQSLIILPLAFLAGFLFSAIAACFSAVTPSIDALSYPSLLYIAPMFLFSGTFFPLSLLPEPLQIFALVALPLTHVVALTRGIMVGGAMPLWPLNLAWIIIGMIIAAYIAIRLFERRLIV encoded by the coding sequence ATGAGTGTTTCATATTGGGATACCACAAGGCAATTGTTTCGCAGTTCATACCATGTGTGGTACCGGAACCTGCTGGTCTTTCGCAAAAATATCAGAGTAAACTCCCTTCCTCCCTTTGTCGAACCTCTGCTCTACCTGGGCGCTATCGGATTTGGCATCGGAACATACGTCGGAGAGGTGGATGGTATTTCGTTTGTCCGCTTCATAGCCCCTGCAATTCTTGCTGCCTCGGTTATGAACGCCTCATTTTTCGAGTGTGCGTATGGCACATATGTCAGAATGTACTACGGGAAGTCGTTCGAGGCAATGATGGCCACCCCGATAAGTCTGCGGGAGATCATACTTGGTGAGATCCTCTGGGGAGCAACCCGTGGGCTGATCTCTGCCGGGGCAATCCTGTTGGTTCTCTCCCTGTTAGGACTTGCAGATCTACCCCAGAGTCTGATCATTCTGCCTCTCGCATTCCTTGCAGGGTTCCTCTTCTCTGCGATTGCGGCATGTTTTTCAGCGGTCACACCATCCATAGATGCCTTAAGTTACCCTTCGCTCCTTTATATCGCCCCGATGTTTCTCTTTAGTGGAACCTTCTTCCCGCTCAGCCTGCTTCCCGAACCTCTGCAGATCTTTGCACTCGTAGCCCTTCCACTCACCCACGTGGTTGCCCTGACCAGGGGGATCATGGTTGGTGGGGCCATGCCATTGTGGCCGTTAAATCTGGCCTGGATTATCATCGGTATGATAATTGCTGCCTATATTGCGATCAGGCTCTTTGAACGCAGGCTGATCGTATAA
- a CDS encoding glycosyltransferase family 2 protein, with protein sequence MINSSVSAVIPVFNDQAALSRAIPAAIDILEKNTQWFELIIAEDASTDGSYELARRWAVHDRRVRIIHRDKRSGRGSALTRAWRESAGDIFCYFDVDLATDMKELPTLLQVIEDGYDGVTGSRLLAESQVVRDQNREMKSRVYNNLVRMILGSTIHDHQCGFKAFRREIMASLLPFIHDTHWFWDTELLILCQKRGYALAELPVRWTQGQGTTVRTSDIFSMSKAIIDLWFRLHLTGLATQVKSSPDAHPYDKFQPRSYHREQEHNDQPHSWKSQ encoded by the coding sequence ATGATAAACTCATCAGTATCAGCAGTTATACCGGTTTTCAATGATCAGGCTGCGTTGAGCAGAGCTATTCCCGCAGCAATAGATATCCTTGAGAAGAACACCCAGTGGTTTGAACTTATCATTGCCGAAGATGCGAGCACAGACGGATCATATGAACTTGCCAGACGATGGGCAGTTCATGACAGGAGAGTTCGAATTATCCACCGGGATAAGAGATCCGGAAGGGGTTCGGCCCTGACCAGGGCCTGGAGAGAGTCAGCAGGAGACATATTCTGTTACTTTGATGTAGACTTGGCAACCGACATGAAAGAACTTCCAACACTGCTCCAGGTAATCGAAGACGGGTACGATGGCGTCACCGGTTCGCGTCTGCTGGCTGAAAGCCAAGTGGTGCGTGACCAGAATCGGGAGATGAAGAGCAGGGTGTACAACAACCTTGTACGGATGATCCTCGGAAGTACAATCCATGATCATCAGTGCGGATTCAAAGCATTTCGGAGGGAGATTATGGCATCACTTCTTCCTTTTATCCATGACACACACTGGTTCTGGGATACAGAACTCCTGATCCTCTGCCAGAAGAGGGGATATGCTCTTGCAGAACTACCTGTCAGGTGGACACAAGGCCAGGGGACAACGGTCAGGACCTCAGATATTTTCTCCATGAGCAAGGCGATTATAGATCTCTGGTTTCGTCTACACCTGACAGGCCTTGCCACCCAGGTAAAGTCCTCGCCAGATGCTCATCCGTATGATAAGTTTCAGCCGCGAAGTTATCACCGGGAACAAGAACATAATGACCAACCACATAGTTGGAAGTCCCAATAA
- a CDS encoding HAMP domain-containing sensor histidine kinase, with translation MSSGSLSGAEQEEVLNRTLESKESFVIDRSDQKQIISVQYINLSTTRSTSGAERSYVGVLVFSTDPTEQLIQLYRAGFMLITIIALLLSLIAARHLSVYISRPIEMMTEDVGIIASSSLSHQVRETGVHETEKLRRSINSLVASIKDYIAEIENQQQELRTELQLRVKAENALEKANKRLMQLSQITRHDILNQITALQIFLEIIPETTDKKRTDEYTGKAQKVLSSITTLLSFTYDYEQIGQDGPAWQNIGNILDDLQDEFSDQIQIKHSCSTIEILADRLIKKVFYNLIDNTIRHGSASTVTVSFEERDSGYLLYQDGGYGIVESDKERIFSRGYGRGTGIGMAFIREVLESDDITIRENGVAGKGARFEIMVPPDHYRITET, from the coding sequence ATGAGTTCTGGTTCTCTGTCCGGAGCCGAACAGGAAGAGGTATTGAACCGGACACTGGAGTCTAAAGAGTCGTTTGTTATTGACAGATCAGACCAGAAGCAGATCATCTCGGTGCAGTATATCAATCTTTCAACAACCAGATCCACATCAGGAGCAGAACGGAGTTATGTCGGAGTGCTGGTCTTCTCTACAGATCCAACAGAACAGTTAATCCAACTGTATAGAGCCGGATTCATGCTCATTACAATTATTGCTCTCCTGTTGTCTCTTATTGCTGCCCGGCACTTATCTGTATATATCTCCCGGCCGATCGAGATGATGACTGAAGATGTCGGGATTATTGCATCTTCATCGCTCTCCCACCAGGTTCGCGAGACCGGTGTTCATGAGACTGAAAAGCTGAGAAGAAGCATAAATTCGCTTGTAGCGAGTATTAAGGATTACATCGCAGAGATCGAGAACCAGCAACAGGAACTCAGGACAGAACTTCAGCTCAGGGTTAAGGCTGAAAACGCTCTTGAAAAGGCAAACAAACGACTGATGCAACTCTCACAGATCACCAGACACGATATCCTGAACCAGATTACAGCCCTTCAAATTTTTCTGGAGATAATTCCTGAAACTACCGATAAAAAGAGAACTGATGAATATACAGGAAAAGCACAGAAGGTGTTGTCCAGCATTACTACGCTCCTCTCGTTCACATATGATTATGAACAGATCGGGCAGGACGGACCAGCCTGGCAGAACATCGGCAACATTCTCGATGATCTTCAGGATGAGTTTTCAGATCAGATTCAGATCAAACATTCGTGTAGTACCATAGAGATCCTGGCAGACCGGCTGATAAAAAAAGTATTCTATAACCTCATTGACAATACCATCAGACATGGTTCAGCATCAACCGTCACGGTATCATTTGAAGAGAGGGATTCCGGATACCTGCTCTATCAGGATGGCGGATACGGAATTGTAGAGTCTGATAAGGAGCGGATATTCTCCAGGGGGTATGGGAGGGGAACTGGTATCGGTATGGCTTTCATCAGAGAGGTTCTTGAATCAGATGATATAACAATACGCGAGAATGGAGTTGCAGGCAAGGGAGCGAGATTTGAGATCATGGTGCCTCCCGACCATTACCGAATCACGGAGACCTGA
- a CDS encoding ABC transporter ATP-binding protein: protein MSGIIEAVDLRKEYGSLTAVDGISFSVKKGELFGFLGPNGAGKTTTMKICECISPRTSGSLQIFSLDPDLAGREIRGRLGVVPQETNLDSELTVVENLLIYASFFDIDPADARTRTEELLDFFELTAKRDTLIEQLSGGMKRRLLLARAMINHPEILILDEPTIGLDPQARHHIWERLQHIRAQGNTIVLTTHYLDEAARLCDRLVIMDQGKILVEGSPRQLIETHIGMDIVEVDHIPEVADCLTSLGISFESVSETIQIKTRTPRQIADQILSVCPGIRVVTRPASLEDVFLMLTGRRLRE from the coding sequence ATGTCCGGAATAATTGAGGCAGTAGATCTTAGGAAGGAGTACGGCTCCCTGACTGCAGTTGACGGGATAAGTTTTTCAGTAAAAAAAGGGGAACTATTTGGATTTCTTGGCCCAAACGGGGCCGGAAAGACCACAACCATGAAGATCTGTGAGTGTATCTCCCCCAGGACATCAGGCTCGCTCCAGATCTTTTCCCTGGATCCCGATCTGGCAGGAAGGGAGATTCGCGGCAGGCTCGGTGTGGTTCCCCAGGAGACCAACCTTGACAGTGAACTGACCGTTGTAGAAAACCTGTTGATATATGCATCATTCTTTGACATTGACCCTGCTGATGCCCGCACCAGGACTGAAGAACTTCTGGACTTCTTTGAGCTGACTGCTAAACGTGATACCCTTATCGAGCAGTTATCCGGTGGAATGAAGAGGAGACTGCTCCTGGCACGGGCGATGATCAACCATCCCGAGATCCTGATCCTTGACGAACCAACGATCGGACTGGATCCCCAGGCACGCCATCATATCTGGGAACGACTCCAGCATATCCGTGCCCAGGGGAATACAATTGTCCTGACCACTCATTACCTTGACGAGGCTGCACGGCTCTGTGACCGGTTGGTTATTATGGATCAGGGGAAGATCCTGGTGGAAGGATCTCCAAGGCAACTGATCGAGACCCATATCGGCATGGACATCGTGGAGGTTGATCATATACCTGAAGTTGCTGACTGCCTTACCTCTCTAGGGATTTCATTTGAGTCGGTCAGTGAAACGATTCAGATCAAGACCAGAACACCACGTCAGATTGCTGATCAGATCCTCTCAGTTTGTCCGGGAATCCGGGTCGTGACCAGACCGGCGAGTCTTGAAGATGTATTTCTGATGCTTACAGGCAGGAGGCTTCGGGAATGA
- a CDS encoding M13 family metallopeptidase, producing the protein MRKTRVLQVIILLFCLFQTGSADPISSSSGKFTFNTSIDPGDDLFSYVNDGWVAEHPLPANKSSYTTFTAVNENTEDQLHTLFNKEAADYASGKESLIGKFYASGMDNETINNLSISSLSDEIARINSISTRQNLFNVSSHLIENGVAPFFLYYADQDPTNSTWVIPQVEQGGLGLPERDYYFRNDTETTDIQKAYRQHIKNVFTLLNYTEADADEYAGIVYNLEKEMASSQYTTVENRDPVNTTHITQWSDLSSQYPNIDWETLTAINGSGHADRINLHQLTTIQKLDQMFGSVPLEDWKVFLIYKLVDSLSPCLSDPFESENFDFYKHILNGVESPEPRWKRVLTVVNFAIPDEVGKKYVQAYFNADEREKARSISHAIRATLRERIANLTWMSDTTKQAAIEKMDAIVEKIGYPDVWIDYSGLHLTNSYTSNVLEAGRFSMIYGPNGLEKIGKPVDRTTWLMSPQTVNAYYNPTLNEIVFPAAILQPPFFDPNASDSTNYGGIGTVIGHEMTHGFDDQGRQFDKDGNIRDWWNANDSARFQEQADRIVDQYNHFEIIPGVFVNGNLTLGENIADFGGLTLAYHAWEENGKDAGEMAGSDNITPAQKVFLSFVRIWSGVARDEFLRSDSYTNPHPWVKFRSNGPPFNIPEFYQAFPSVGPDNALYRTPEQRPVIW; encoded by the coding sequence ATGAGAAAAACCCGGGTGCTTCAGGTTATTATTCTGTTATTTTGTTTATTCCAGACAGGAAGTGCGGATCCGATATCATCATCATCAGGCAAATTCACGTTTAATACAAGTATAGATCCTGGTGATGATCTTTTCAGTTATGTGAATGATGGATGGGTTGCCGAACATCCACTCCCGGCAAACAAAAGTTCGTACACTACATTTACCGCAGTTAATGAAAATACAGAAGATCAACTCCACACTCTCTTTAACAAGGAAGCAGCAGATTATGCTTCTGGAAAAGAGAGCCTCATAGGTAAATTCTATGCAAGCGGGATGGACAATGAAACTATTAACAACCTCTCGATCTCTTCTCTGTCTGACGAAATAGCCAGAATTAATTCCATCTCCACACGACAGAACCTGTTCAATGTCTCGTCACATTTGATCGAGAATGGTGTAGCACCGTTCTTTTTGTATTATGCTGACCAGGATCCCACCAACTCGACATGGGTAATTCCACAGGTGGAACAAGGCGGATTAGGGCTTCCAGAACGGGATTACTACTTCAGAAACGATACTGAGACGACTGATATCCAGAAAGCATACAGACAGCACATAAAGAATGTCTTTACACTCCTCAATTATACAGAAGCGGACGCTGATGAGTATGCCGGAATAGTATACAATCTTGAAAAAGAGATGGCATCATCGCAATACACAACTGTTGAGAACCGGGACCCGGTCAATACAACCCATATTACTCAATGGTCTGACCTTTCATCGCAGTACCCGAATATTGACTGGGAGACTCTTACTGCCATCAACGGTTCAGGCCATGCTGACAGGATAAACCTGCATCAGTTGACCACAATTCAAAAACTGGATCAGATGTTCGGATCGGTTCCACTCGAGGATTGGAAGGTATTTTTAATCTACAAACTCGTGGATTCACTCTCCCCCTGCCTCTCAGATCCATTCGAATCGGAAAATTTTGACTTTTACAAGCACATTCTCAACGGGGTTGAATCACCAGAACCACGGTGGAAACGTGTTCTTACCGTTGTGAACTTTGCAATACCCGATGAAGTCGGAAAAAAATATGTACAGGCATATTTCAACGCAGATGAACGTGAAAAGGCCAGATCGATCTCCCATGCCATCAGAGCAACACTGAGGGAGAGAATTGCAAACCTGACCTGGATGAGTGACACGACAAAGCAGGCTGCAATAGAGAAAATGGATGCGATAGTGGAAAAGATCGGGTATCCCGACGTCTGGATTGATTATTCAGGGTTACATCTCACAAACAGTTATACCAGCAATGTCCTTGAAGCAGGACGATTTTCTATGATTTACGGCCCTAACGGCCTTGAAAAGATCGGAAAACCGGTTGATAGGACAACATGGCTCATGTCTCCGCAGACCGTGAATGCATATTATAACCCAACCCTCAACGAGATCGTTTTTCCAGCAGCCATATTACAGCCACCATTTTTTGATCCAAACGCCAGTGATTCTACCAATTACGGAGGAATAGGCACAGTAATTGGTCACGAGATGACCCATGGCTTTGACGATCAGGGGCGGCAGTTCGATAAAGACGGCAACATTCGTGACTGGTGGAATGCAAATGATTCAGCCAGATTCCAGGAGCAGGCAGATCGTATCGTTGATCAGTACAATCACTTTGAGATTATTCCAGGTGTTTTTGTGAACGGCAATCTTACTCTTGGTGAGAATATTGCTGATTTTGGAGGTCTGACCCTGGCATACCATGCCTGGGAAGAGAACGGAAAGGATGCAGGTGAAATGGCTGGCTCAGATAATATCACTCCGGCTCAAAAAGTATTCTTATCCTTTGTACGAATCTGGAGTGGAGTAGCAAGGGATGAGTTTCTCAGAAGTGATTCGTATACCAATCCGCATCCATGGGTAAAATTCAGGTCTAACGGTCCACCGTTCAATATCCCTGAGTTTTATCAGGCATTCCCGTCGGTCGGACCAGACAATGCTCTCTACCGGACTCCTGAACAGCGTCCGGTTATATGGTAA
- the corA gene encoding magnesium/cobalt transporter CorA codes for MQFEQNISRKTGLPPGTPIYIGDDTPVETTIHLLVYSDQEASGFEQVPPQDLPARIPDGSNAWISITGLRDATLIEQVLSSFSVHPLVTEDILNTRTRSKIEEFDQYLFIVMTHFQQTEEGVHEEQVSLILTNNILITCSNSKGLFGHIENRIKRSTGRFRLNGIDYLAYTIIDTIVDGYFFVLEKLEERVEDLEDEVVNSPGKETISHVQEFRRDLIWFRRKIWSLRELITKLERTDSLLIRNTTHLYLRDVYDHTIKIAEDVDVYREMAEGLMEIYLSKISNNTNEIMKVLTIIANIFIPLTFIAGIYGMNFEYMPELSSPYGYPAILLVMATVSATMLVYFRRKGWI; via the coding sequence ATGCAGTTTGAGCAGAACATCTCCCGTAAAACTGGTCTTCCACCCGGGACACCGATCTATATCGGCGATGATACCCCGGTAGAGACAACAATTCACCTGCTCGTATATTCCGATCAGGAGGCTTCAGGATTTGAACAGGTACCACCCCAAGATCTACCTGCACGAATTCCTGATGGCAGTAATGCCTGGATCTCTATCACCGGACTTCGTGATGCGACCCTGATAGAACAGGTGTTAAGTTCCTTCTCCGTACATCCGCTGGTAACAGAAGATATTCTCAATACCAGGACACGGTCAAAGATTGAGGAGTTTGATCAGTATCTCTTCATAGTGATGACACATTTTCAGCAGACAGAAGAAGGGGTTCACGAGGAGCAGGTCAGTCTGATTCTGACCAATAATATCCTGATCACCTGCAGCAACTCAAAGGGATTGTTCGGCCACATCGAGAACAGGATAAAGCGATCAACCGGCCGCTTCAGGTTGAACGGGATAGATTACCTGGCGTATACGATCATTGATACCATCGTCGACGGGTACTTTTTTGTCCTTGAGAAACTGGAAGAGCGGGTGGAGGACCTTGAAGATGAGGTTGTGAATTCACCGGGCAAGGAGACCATCAGTCATGTTCAGGAGTTCAGACGTGATCTGATCTGGTTCAGGAGAAAGATATGGTCACTCAGGGAACTGATCACAAAACTTGAACGGACCGACTCGTTGTTGATCAGGAATACCACTCATCTCTATCTTCGCGATGTCTATGATCATACCATCAAGATTGCAGAAGATGTAGATGTGTACCGGGAGATGGCAGAAGGGCTGATGGAGATCTACCTCTCAAAGATCTCAAACAACACGAACGAGATCATGAAAGTTCTCACCATTATCGCCAACATCTTCATCCCGCTCACATTCATTGCCGGTATATACGGTATGAACTTTGAGTACATGCCAGAACTCTCAAGTCCGTACGGGTACCCGGCCATTCTTCTCGTTATGGCCACGGTCAGTGCCACCATGCTTGTTTATTTCAGAAGGAAAGGATGGATTTAG
- a CDS encoding amino acid permease — MVVPSRSEEKTCSCEGPCDCAHTTIENPIPPAGRRVGLNRGIRPWMASLIAIGGIIGSCYYLGSGYLISQMGPSVIFLYFIGGLVIYTVMQSFAELLVNIPRHGNFISYSAEFISPTWAVGTGWSYWFNWCAYIPSEAVAGGIIMHVFFDNVPVVIWAIIFLILITILNIIHVGGFGFVESTLALIKIIHNVAFCIVAALIVIGLAGTGPAIGLSVLFPPGFTWTDAIFPAGFVILLANMALIFVNFQGSEIVGLAAAETQNPKSVVPRACRNVVYRILRVDIIPILLLVMILPYSEANLQDSVFSMALAKYGFTEVAGILSFIVLTAAFSCANSGFYGAVRALYGLSLEGMAPKTFSKLNRQCTPMYATLFTLLICWAVLGLWWFSNGESELYVWLLSVSAFTGAICWISICWAQISFRRRVYQRGYTKADIESPAPLSPWMPFFIGIILEVFALVILVFNEDLRGSLYLSIPAVLLPMIVYYIGMKIGKFKGIKVVEPDELSFDELFPDKRSSQ, encoded by the coding sequence ATGGTAGTGCCTTCGCGTAGTGAAGAAAAAACATGTTCATGTGAAGGTCCATGTGACTGTGCACATACTACCATTGAAAACCCGATACCTCCGGCAGGCCGGAGAGTCGGACTGAACCGCGGAATAAGACCATGGATGGCGAGTCTCATCGCCATCGGAGGAATCATCGGCTCTTGTTACTACCTGGGATCAGGATATCTCATCAGCCAGATGGGGCCGAGTGTCATTTTTCTCTACTTCATCGGTGGCCTGGTCATCTACACCGTCATGCAGTCATTTGCAGAACTGCTGGTCAACATTCCCCGCCACGGGAACTTTATCAGTTACTCAGCTGAATTCATCTCGCCAACCTGGGCTGTGGGAACCGGCTGGAGTTATTGGTTCAACTGGTGTGCATACATTCCGTCAGAGGCGGTAGCCGGTGGGATCATCATGCATGTATTCTTCGACAACGTCCCGGTTGTAATATGGGCTATCATATTCCTGATTCTTATCACAATCCTGAACATCATTCATGTCGGCGGGTTCGGATTTGTCGAGAGTACCCTGGCGCTTATTAAGATCATCCACAATGTGGCATTCTGTATTGTAGCAGCCCTTATCGTGATCGGGCTTGCCGGGACAGGCCCAGCTATCGGGCTGAGCGTCCTCTTCCCTCCCGGCTTTACCTGGACTGATGCTATATTCCCGGCAGGGTTTGTGATCCTCCTTGCAAACATGGCCCTCATTTTTGTTAACTTCCAGGGATCAGAGATCGTAGGACTTGCTGCAGCGGAGACTCAGAATCCGAAGAGTGTTGTTCCCCGTGCATGCAGGAATGTGGTGTACCGGATCCTGCGTGTTGACATCATCCCGATTCTGCTGCTGGTCATGATCCTCCCATACTCTGAAGCAAACCTTCAGGACAGTGTATTCTCAATGGCTCTTGCCAAGTACGGGTTCACAGAAGTTGCCGGAATCCTCTCGTTCATCGTACTCACCGCTGCCTTCTCCTGTGCAAACTCAGGATTTTACGGGGCTGTTCGTGCACTCTACGGCCTCTCACTCGAAGGCATGGCACCCAAGACGTTCTCAAAACTCAACAGGCAGTGCACCCCGATGTATGCCACACTCTTCACCCTGCTCATCTGCTGGGCAGTACTCGGACTATGGTGGTTTTCAAATGGGGAGAGCGAACTCTATGTCTGGCTCCTCTCGGTCTCTGCATTCACCGGGGCAATATGCTGGATATCGATCTGCTGGGCACAGATATCCTTCAGAAGGAGGGTGTATCAACGTGGGTACACCAAGGCAGATATCGAAAGTCCTGCACCCCTCTCACCATGGATGCCTTTCTTCATCGGGATCATCCTTGAGGTGTTTGCCCTGGTGATCCTGGTCTTTAACGAAGATCTCAGGGGTTCCCTGTATCTCTCAATACCAGCTGTGCTCCTCCCGATGATCGTCTACTATATCGGGATGAAAATAGGAAAGTTCAAGGGCATCAAGGTTGTCGAGCCCGATGAACTCTCCTTTGATGAACTCTTCCCTGACAAGCGAAGCAGTCAGTAA